A single region of the Brienomyrus brachyistius isolate T26 chromosome 10, BBRACH_0.4, whole genome shotgun sequence genome encodes:
- the scyl1 gene encoding N-terminal kinase-like protein isoform X2, producing MWSFFARDPVKDFNYEILPDTQEPSGIWTLHRGKRKTTGEPVSVFMFEVTSGAEEQTQLAKAAFKRMKTLRHPNILAYVDGLETEKCLYLVTEPVTPLSAHLKAQAERGGSGELGVSWGLHQIVKALSFLVNDCHLLHNNLGMWAVFVDRAGEWKLGGLDHVTPDQGDASLPPRKSNPDMEKYDPPEALTSSGKTGEKWSGDVWRLGCLIWEVFNGTLPRASSLRSLGKIPKPLVPHYCELVGANPKARPNPARFLQNCRAPGGFLSNSFVESNLFLEEIQIKEPAEKQKFFQDLSDHLDSFPEDFCRHKVLPQLLTAFEFGNAGAVVLTPLFKVGKFLSHEEYQQKIIPVIVKMFSSTDRAMRIRLLQQMEQFIQYLNEAAVNSQIFPHVVHGFTDTNPAIREQTVKSMLLLAPKLNESNLNQELMRHFARLQARDDQGPIRCNTTVCLGKIAPYLNAGTRQRVLVSAFSRATKDPFPASRAAGVLGFAATHNYYSAAESATRVLPALCTLTVDPDKSVRDQAFKAIRSFLTKLETLSEDPSKLAEIEKDVTSSGQAGGAAASAASWAGWAVTGVSSLTSKLIRTAPGGTEGDSPNSVPVAPVSSGTPSTDKGSGPKTDGSTPQAPPSAPASHWSTSKEEEEEEEEKEVTEDRWDDEDWGSLEDTEHSKTQTDPDDWNSSDWSAVSSVRKKTNEKRVGGSSAEAVKKQSSDWSSGWDADDSWSNEKDADGQGQSSPGDEGWGHDWDEEADSADSLTSGQKEAPDFSKKSRPTTSGPATLPEGTRLASEYNWDNTSARGSQNDFFSGISQRAPPTVTSQKNTEAWGADPGADWGTEENWESLDSEHGFSKADLAKKKREERRKELEAKRAERKAAKGPLKLGARKLD from the exons ATGTGGTCCTTCTTCGCCCGGGATCCCGTCAAAGATTTTAATTATGAAATTTTGCCGGATACTCAAGAGCCGTCCGGCATATGGACTCTTCATCGCGGGAAGCGGAAG acgACGGGCGAGCCCGTGTCGGTATTCATGTTTGAGGTGACGTCAGGGGCAGAGGAGCAGACCCAGCTGGCCAAGGCGGCGTTCAAACGCATGAAGACCCTCAGGCACCCAAACATCCTGGCCTATGTGGATGGGTTGGAG ACGGAAAAATGCCTGTACCTGGTCACGGAACCTGTGACCCCACTCAGCGCCCACCTGAAGGCCCAGGCTGAGCGGGGGGGATCTGGGGAGCTGGGGGTGTCCTGGGGGCTCCACCAGATAGTG aaagcATTGAGCTTCCTTGTGAATGACTGCCATCTGCTACACAACAATCTGGGCATGTGGGCTGTTTTCGTCGACCGAGCTGGCGAGTGGAAACTGGGGGGATTGGATCATGTGACTCCCGATCAGGGGGACGCCTCGCTGCCCCCCAGGAAGTCTAACCCCGATATGGAGAAGTACGACCCCCCAGAGGCACTGACCAGCAGCGGCAAGACTGGAGAAAAATG GTCTGGGGACGTGTGGAGGCTGGGCTGCCTCATCTGGGAGGTGTTCAATGGGACCCTGCCCCGCGCCTCTTCCCTCCGTTCCCTGGGAAAG ATACCCAAGCCGCTAGTACCACACTACTGCGAGCTGGTGGGGGCCAATCCCAAGGCCCGGCCCAATCCGGCCCGCTTTCTGCAGAACTGTCGTGCCCCTGGCGGGTTTCTCAGCAACAGCTTTGTGGAGAGCAACCTCTTCCTGGAGGAGATCCAG atcaaaGAGCCAGCGGAGAAGCAGAAGTTCTTCCAGGACCTCAGTGATCACCTGGACTCCTTCCCCGAAGATTTCTGCCGCCACAAGGTTCTGCCTCAGCTGCTCACGGCCTTCGAGTTCGGCAACGCCGGTGCCGTGGTCCTGACCCCGCTCTTCAAG GTGGGCAAGTTCCTGAGCCACGAGGAGTACCAGCAGAAGATCATCCCGGTCATCGTGAAGATGTTCTCGTCCACCGATCGCGCCATGCGCATACGGCTGCTGCAGCAG ATGGAGCAGTTCATCCAGTACCTGAATGAGGCGGCTGTGAACTCGCAGATCTTCCCCCACGTGGTTCACGGCTTCACAGACACCAACCCCGCCATCCGAGAGCAGACGGTGAAG TCCATGCTGCTCCTGGCACCGAAGCTGAATGAAAGCAACCTGAATCAGGAGCTGATGCGCCACTTCGCTCGGCTGCAGGCGCGAGACGACCAGGGTCCAATCCGCTGCAACACCACTGTCTGTCTAGGCAAGATCGCCCCCTACCTGAACGCTGGG ACACGGCAGCGGGTGCTGGTCTCAGCCTTCTCCCGGGCCACCAAGGATCCCTTCCCTGCCTCTCGGGCCGCCGGTGTGCTGGGATTTGCCGCCACACACAACTACTACAGCGCGGCAGAGAGCGCTACCCGCGTGCTGCCTGCCCTCTGCACCCTCACCGTCGACCCAGACAAGAGCGTGCGGGACCAG GCATTTAAGGCGATCCGGAGTTTTCTGACGAAGCTGGAAACCTTGTCGGAAGATCCCTCCAAGCTGGCTGAGATAG AGAAAGATGTCACGTCCTCTGGGCAGGCCGGGGGGGCGGCGGCTTCGGCAGCCAGCTGGGCGGGGTGGGCCGTCACCGGCGTCTCCTCTCTCACCTCCAAACTCATTCGTACTGCCCCCGGTGGTACGGAGGGCGACAGCCCCAACAGTGTGCCTGTGGCCCCCGTCAGCTCAGGCACCCCCAGTACAGACAAAG GATCGGGACCAAAGACGGATGGATCAACTCCACAGGCACCCCCCTCTGCCCCCGCCAGCCACTGGAGCACCtccaaggaggaggaggaggaggaggaagaaaagGAGGTCACTGAAGACCGCTGGGATGATGAAGACTGGGGCAGTTTGGAG GACACCGAACACtcaaaaacacagacagaccctgATGACTGGAACTCCTCAGATTGGTCAGCAGTCTCGTCTGTTCGAAAGAAGACCAATGAGAAACGT GTGGGTGGAAGCTCCGCTGAAGCAGTCAAAAAGCAGAGTTCTGATTGGAGCAGCGGTTGGGATGCAGATGACAGCTGGTCCAATGAAAAAGACGCCGATGGCCAGGGTCAGAGCTCGCCTGGCGACGAGGGCTGGGGCCATGACTGGGATGAAGAGGCCGACTCTGCTGACAGTTTAACCTCCGGCCAAAAGGAGGCGCCAGACTTTAGTAAAAAGAGCCGGCCCACAACCAGCGGCCCTGCAACCTTGCCTGAGGGCACCCGTCTGGCCAGCGAGTACAACTGGGACAATACCAGTGCAAGGGGCTCACAAAATGACTTTTTCTCTGGAATTTCACAGAGAGCGCCCCCTACTGTCACG TCACAGAAAAACACAGAGGCGTGGGGTGCGGATCCAGGGGCAGACTGGGGTACGGAGGAGAACTGGGAGTCACTGGACAGTGAACACG GCTTCAGCAAGGCGGATTTGGCCAAGAAGAAGCGCGAGGAGAGGAGGAAGGAGCTGGAGGCCAAGCGGGCAGAGCGCAAGGCAGCTAAAGGGCCTCTGAAGTTGGGCGCCCGCAAGCTGGACTGA
- the scyl1 gene encoding N-terminal kinase-like protein isoform X1, which yields MWSFFARDPVKDFNYEILPDTQEPSGIWTLHRGKRKTTGEPVSVFMFEVTSGAEEQTQLAKAAFKRMKTLRHPNILAYVDGLETEKCLYLVTEPVTPLSAHLKAQAERGGSGELGVSWGLHQIVKALSFLVNDCHLLHNNLGMWAVFVDRAGEWKLGGLDHVTPDQGDASLPPRKSNPDMEKYDPPEALTSSGKTGEKWSGDVWRLGCLIWEVFNGTLPRASSLRSLGKIPKPLVPHYCELVGANPKARPNPARFLQNCRAPGGFLSNSFVESNLFLEEIQIKEPAEKQKFFQDLSDHLDSFPEDFCRHKVLPQLLTAFEFGNAGAVVLTPLFKVGKFLSHEEYQQKIIPVIVKMFSSTDRAMRIRLLQQMEQFIQYLNEAAVNSQIFPHVVHGFTDTNPAIREQTVKSMLLLAPKLNESNLNQELMRHFARLQARDDQGPIRCNTTVCLGKIAPYLNAGTRQRVLVSAFSRATKDPFPASRAAGVLGFAATHNYYSAAESATRVLPALCTLTVDPDKSVRDQAFKAIRSFLTKLETLSEDPSKLAEIEKDVTSSGQAGGAAASAASWAGWAVTGVSSLTSKLIRTAPGGTEGDSPNSVPVAPVSSGTPSTDKAGSGPKTDGSTPQAPPSAPASHWSTSKEEEEEEEEKEVTEDRWDDEDWGSLEDTEHSKTQTDPDDWNSSDWSAVSSVRKKTNEKRVGGSSAEAVKKQSSDWSSGWDADDSWSNEKDADGQGQSSPGDEGWGHDWDEEADSADSLTSGQKEAPDFSKKSRPTTSGPATLPEGTRLASEYNWDNTSARGSQNDFFSGISQRAPPTVTSQKNTEAWGADPGADWGTEENWESLDSEHGFSKADLAKKKREERRKELEAKRAERKAAKGPLKLGARKLD from the exons ATGTGGTCCTTCTTCGCCCGGGATCCCGTCAAAGATTTTAATTATGAAATTTTGCCGGATACTCAAGAGCCGTCCGGCATATGGACTCTTCATCGCGGGAAGCGGAAG acgACGGGCGAGCCCGTGTCGGTATTCATGTTTGAGGTGACGTCAGGGGCAGAGGAGCAGACCCAGCTGGCCAAGGCGGCGTTCAAACGCATGAAGACCCTCAGGCACCCAAACATCCTGGCCTATGTGGATGGGTTGGAG ACGGAAAAATGCCTGTACCTGGTCACGGAACCTGTGACCCCACTCAGCGCCCACCTGAAGGCCCAGGCTGAGCGGGGGGGATCTGGGGAGCTGGGGGTGTCCTGGGGGCTCCACCAGATAGTG aaagcATTGAGCTTCCTTGTGAATGACTGCCATCTGCTACACAACAATCTGGGCATGTGGGCTGTTTTCGTCGACCGAGCTGGCGAGTGGAAACTGGGGGGATTGGATCATGTGACTCCCGATCAGGGGGACGCCTCGCTGCCCCCCAGGAAGTCTAACCCCGATATGGAGAAGTACGACCCCCCAGAGGCACTGACCAGCAGCGGCAAGACTGGAGAAAAATG GTCTGGGGACGTGTGGAGGCTGGGCTGCCTCATCTGGGAGGTGTTCAATGGGACCCTGCCCCGCGCCTCTTCCCTCCGTTCCCTGGGAAAG ATACCCAAGCCGCTAGTACCACACTACTGCGAGCTGGTGGGGGCCAATCCCAAGGCCCGGCCCAATCCGGCCCGCTTTCTGCAGAACTGTCGTGCCCCTGGCGGGTTTCTCAGCAACAGCTTTGTGGAGAGCAACCTCTTCCTGGAGGAGATCCAG atcaaaGAGCCAGCGGAGAAGCAGAAGTTCTTCCAGGACCTCAGTGATCACCTGGACTCCTTCCCCGAAGATTTCTGCCGCCACAAGGTTCTGCCTCAGCTGCTCACGGCCTTCGAGTTCGGCAACGCCGGTGCCGTGGTCCTGACCCCGCTCTTCAAG GTGGGCAAGTTCCTGAGCCACGAGGAGTACCAGCAGAAGATCATCCCGGTCATCGTGAAGATGTTCTCGTCCACCGATCGCGCCATGCGCATACGGCTGCTGCAGCAG ATGGAGCAGTTCATCCAGTACCTGAATGAGGCGGCTGTGAACTCGCAGATCTTCCCCCACGTGGTTCACGGCTTCACAGACACCAACCCCGCCATCCGAGAGCAGACGGTGAAG TCCATGCTGCTCCTGGCACCGAAGCTGAATGAAAGCAACCTGAATCAGGAGCTGATGCGCCACTTCGCTCGGCTGCAGGCGCGAGACGACCAGGGTCCAATCCGCTGCAACACCACTGTCTGTCTAGGCAAGATCGCCCCCTACCTGAACGCTGGG ACACGGCAGCGGGTGCTGGTCTCAGCCTTCTCCCGGGCCACCAAGGATCCCTTCCCTGCCTCTCGGGCCGCCGGTGTGCTGGGATTTGCCGCCACACACAACTACTACAGCGCGGCAGAGAGCGCTACCCGCGTGCTGCCTGCCCTCTGCACCCTCACCGTCGACCCAGACAAGAGCGTGCGGGACCAG GCATTTAAGGCGATCCGGAGTTTTCTGACGAAGCTGGAAACCTTGTCGGAAGATCCCTCCAAGCTGGCTGAGATAG AGAAAGATGTCACGTCCTCTGGGCAGGCCGGGGGGGCGGCGGCTTCGGCAGCCAGCTGGGCGGGGTGGGCCGTCACCGGCGTCTCCTCTCTCACCTCCAAACTCATTCGTACTGCCCCCGGTGGTACGGAGGGCGACAGCCCCAACAGTGTGCCTGTGGCCCCCGTCAGCTCAGGCACCCCCAGTACAGACAAAG CAGGATCGGGACCAAAGACGGATGGATCAACTCCACAGGCACCCCCCTCTGCCCCCGCCAGCCACTGGAGCACCtccaaggaggaggaggaggaggaggaagaaaagGAGGTCACTGAAGACCGCTGGGATGATGAAGACTGGGGCAGTTTGGAG GACACCGAACACtcaaaaacacagacagaccctgATGACTGGAACTCCTCAGATTGGTCAGCAGTCTCGTCTGTTCGAAAGAAGACCAATGAGAAACGT GTGGGTGGAAGCTCCGCTGAAGCAGTCAAAAAGCAGAGTTCTGATTGGAGCAGCGGTTGGGATGCAGATGACAGCTGGTCCAATGAAAAAGACGCCGATGGCCAGGGTCAGAGCTCGCCTGGCGACGAGGGCTGGGGCCATGACTGGGATGAAGAGGCCGACTCTGCTGACAGTTTAACCTCCGGCCAAAAGGAGGCGCCAGACTTTAGTAAAAAGAGCCGGCCCACAACCAGCGGCCCTGCAACCTTGCCTGAGGGCACCCGTCTGGCCAGCGAGTACAACTGGGACAATACCAGTGCAAGGGGCTCACAAAATGACTTTTTCTCTGGAATTTCACAGAGAGCGCCCCCTACTGTCACG TCACAGAAAAACACAGAGGCGTGGGGTGCGGATCCAGGGGCAGACTGGGGTACGGAGGAGAACTGGGAGTCACTGGACAGTGAACACG GCTTCAGCAAGGCGGATTTGGCCAAGAAGAAGCGCGAGGAGAGGAGGAAGGAGCTGGAGGCCAAGCGGGCAGAGCGCAAGGCAGCTAAAGGGCCTCTGAAGTTGGGCGCCCGCAAGCTGGACTGA